One segment of Niabella beijingensis DNA contains the following:
- a CDS encoding LON peptidase substrate-binding domain-containing protein, giving the protein MTNFIPIFPLSIVVFPEERLNLHIFEPRYKQLIQESATSKKPFGIPVVMDDKLQEWGSLVYVEEIATVYENGEMDIKTRGGDLFRILEVIKEIPEKLYSGAIVNYPENDRKGNPRVMQLLVQQMRALHNYLQVKKDFKKQENLLTAYDIAHHSGLTIYEEYEFLQLTRERQRQEYLKRHFEKTLPVFEQMNQLKQRIQMNGHFKNLSGFDIK; this is encoded by the coding sequence ATGACAAATTTCATCCCGATATTTCCTTTGTCCATTGTTGTTTTTCCTGAAGAACGGCTCAACCTTCATATTTTTGAGCCTCGTTACAAACAGTTGATCCAGGAATCGGCAACATCAAAAAAGCCATTTGGGATTCCGGTGGTAATGGATGATAAACTGCAGGAATGGGGTTCACTGGTATATGTGGAAGAAATTGCCACGGTTTATGAAAACGGGGAAATGGATATAAAAACACGCGGGGGTGACCTGTTCCGGATCCTGGAAGTGATCAAAGAGATCCCGGAAAAACTTTATTCCGGCGCCATTGTCAATTACCCGGAGAACGACCGGAAGGGAAATCCCCGGGTAATGCAGTTGCTGGTACAGCAGATGCGGGCACTGCACAATTATTTACAGGTAAAAAAAGATTTTAAAAAACAGGAAAATCTTTTAACCGCATATGATATCGCCCATCATTCAGGACTGACCATTTATGAGGAGTATGAATTTTTACAGCTGACCCGCGAGCGGCAGCGCCAGGAATACCTGAAACGGCATTTTGAAAAAACCTTACCTGTTTTTGAACAAATGAATCAGTTGAAACAAAGGATACAAATGAACGGTCATTTTAAAAACCTGAGCGGATTTGATATAAAATAG
- the meaB gene encoding methylmalonyl Co-A mutase-associated GTPase MeaB: protein MWNLLLNEVAAGNVKAIARAISLVENEQTGYETFLQQLPRRQLPVIGITGPPGAGKSTLTDALIGHAVGEGKRVAVVCVDPSSPFHLGALLGDRIRLSRWYLEEAVFIRSLASRGALGGLNPKIIEITDLLKAAPFDLIIVETVGVGQSEIEIAGLADVTVVVLVPEGGDEVQTMKAGLMEIADIFVVNKSDRPGADLFVKNLRQMLAPAFAKKADPLPVIPTVAHESKGIDVLYQELLKKIQDAVPDERNSWLLAEKAYLLIQKVRMQDINRQQLKDKIEAELKTGVFNLYRFVQGVLNG, encoded by the coding sequence ATGTGGAATTTGCTGTTAAACGAAGTGGCGGCGGGTAATGTAAAAGCCATTGCACGGGCCATCAGCCTGGTTGAGAACGAACAAACGGGCTATGAGACCTTTTTGCAGCAACTGCCCCGGCGTCAGCTGCCGGTTATCGGTATTACAGGCCCGCCCGGTGCGGGGAAAAGTACCCTGACAGATGCGCTGATCGGCCATGCGGTGGGGGAAGGAAAAAGGGTAGCAGTGGTATGCGTGGACCCATCTTCTCCTTTTCACCTGGGTGCCCTGCTGGGTGATCGTATCCGGCTGAGCAGGTGGTACCTGGAGGAGGCTGTTTTCATCCGGTCGTTGGCGAGCCGCGGGGCATTGGGGGGACTGAACCCCAAGATCATCGAAATCACAGACCTGTTGAAAGCTGCGCCGTTTGATCTTATTATCGTGGAAACGGTGGGCGTAGGACAAAGTGAAATTGAGATTGCCGGCCTGGCGGATGTTACGGTTGTCGTCCTTGTGCCGGAAGGCGGCGACGAGGTGCAAACCATGAAGGCCGGGCTTATGGAGATCGCCGACATTTTTGTGGTAAACAAAAGCGATCGTCCCGGCGCGGACCTCTTTGTAAAAAATCTGCGGCAAATGCTGGCGCCGGCATTTGCAAAAAAAGCCGACCCATTGCCGGTCATACCAACAGTAGCGCATGAATCGAAAGGGATTGATGTTTTGTACCAGGAGTTGTTGAAAAAAATACAGGATGCCGTGCCGGATGAACGCAACAGCTGGCTGCTGGCGGAAAAAGCGTACCTGCTGATACAAAAAGTGCGCATGCAGGACATTAACCGGCAACAGCTGAAAGATAAAATAGAAGCGGAGTTAAAGACCGGGGTATTTAACTTATACCGGTTTGTACAGGGTGTATTGAATGGATAG
- a CDS encoding glycosyltransferase family 2 protein translates to MISKRYPTASLIISTYNWPEALECCLKSILRQSRLPNEVIIADDGSTTETRLLIERFQPLFPVPLLHVWQPDEGFQLARIRNKAIARAQHDYVIQIDSDLILHKRFVEDHLKLSRPGSFATGSRVILSASYSQRLLTLKKGKASLFRWSSLNKNNGLRIPLLTRLYKKHRADDIFYLRGCNMAFWRKDLIAVNGYNEEIQGWGREDNEIAARLINLGIVKMVVKHSAIVYHIYHKEKERNSVLLNNELLQRSISQKLIIAPVGLQNHLQST, encoded by the coding sequence ATGATTAGTAAACGTTATCCGACGGCCTCGCTGATTATTTCCACCTACAACTGGCCGGAAGCGCTGGAGTGTTGCCTGAAAAGTATTCTGCGGCAAAGCCGGTTACCCAACGAGGTGATCATTGCAGATGACGGTTCCACTACAGAAACCCGCCTTTTAATTGAAAGGTTTCAGCCACTTTTTCCGGTGCCACTGCTCCATGTATGGCAGCCGGATGAAGGCTTTCAGCTTGCCCGTATCCGCAACAAAGCGATCGCCAGAGCCCAACATGATTATGTGATACAGATCGACAGCGACCTTATTCTTCACAAGCGGTTTGTGGAAGATCATCTGAAATTAAGCCGCCCCGGAAGTTTTGCAACCGGGAGCAGGGTGATCCTCAGCGCCTCTTATTCACAACGGCTGCTTACCCTAAAAAAAGGAAAAGCTTCCCTGTTCCGCTGGAGCTCACTTAATAAAAACAACGGACTGCGGATTCCTTTGCTCACTCGCCTTTACAAAAAACACCGGGCCGATGATATCTTTTACCTGCGCGGATGCAATATGGCATTCTGGAGAAAAGACCTGATTGCAGTGAACGGATATAATGAGGAGATCCAGGGATGGGGAAGGGAGGACAATGAAATTGCAGCACGTTTGATTAATCTCGGGATCGTAAAAATGGTGGTGAAGCACAGTGCGATCGTCTACCACATTTATCACAAAGAAAAAGAGAGGAACAGTGTCCTGCTAAACAATGAACTGCTCCAGCGGTCCATATCACAAAAACTGATCATTGCTCCTGTTGGCCTCCAGAATCACCTGCAAAGCACCTGA
- a CDS encoding pseudouridine synthase, producing the protein MKKIDPRFAKFANKKSNAAIKEAFKQEKRQYKKERAAFFEQKKAEAAAKASQTAAPKIERKTPATEQMPLNKYLAHSGICSRRDAVEFIKDGKVKVNAAVITEPGYKVQPADVITVNGKKITRAKNLIYILLNKPKDYITTTDDPQKRKTVLDLIKTATTERVYPVGRLDRNTSGVLLITNDGELAQQLTHPSNEVRKIYAATLNRPLEKKDFDKILKGVVLEDGPAPVDVLAYSDMNDKTQVGIELHSGRNRIVRRIFEAVGYDVKHLDRVMFGGLTKKNVERGKFRFLTEKEVRNLKFFGKGKK; encoded by the coding sequence ATGAAAAAAATAGATCCCCGTTTTGCAAAGTTTGCAAATAAAAAAAGCAATGCTGCCATAAAGGAAGCCTTTAAACAGGAAAAAAGGCAGTACAAAAAAGAACGCGCCGCCTTCTTTGAACAAAAGAAAGCCGAGGCCGCAGCTAAGGCCAGCCAGACAGCGGCACCGAAAATCGAGCGGAAGACCCCGGCCACCGAACAGATGCCCCTGAATAAATACCTGGCCCATAGCGGAATATGTTCCAGAAGGGATGCCGTTGAATTTATTAAGGACGGAAAGGTAAAAGTGAATGCCGCTGTAATAACAGAACCGGGTTACAAGGTACAGCCCGCAGATGTGATAACCGTTAACGGGAAAAAAATAACCCGTGCCAAAAACCTGATCTACATCCTGCTGAACAAACCCAAGGATTATATCACCACCACAGACGATCCGCAAAAACGGAAAACCGTGCTGGATCTCATCAAAACCGCCACAACAGAAAGGGTCTATCCGGTGGGCCGGCTGGACCGGAACACTTCCGGGGTATTGCTGATCACCAATGACGGCGAGCTGGCACAGCAGCTGACACACCCCAGCAATGAGGTAAGGAAGATCTATGCCGCCACACTCAACCGTCCGCTGGAGAAAAAAGATTTTGACAAGATCCTGAAAGGGGTTGTGCTGGAAGATGGTCCGGCACCTGTAGATGTGCTGGCCTATTCCGATATGAATGACAAGACCCAGGTGGGTATTGAGTTGCACAGCGGCCGCAACCGTATTGTACGCCGCATTTTTGAGGCGGTGGGGTATGATGTAAAACACCTGGACCGTGTTATGTTTGGCGGACTGACCAAAAAAAATGTAGAACGGGGAAAATTCCGTTTTCTTACCGAAAAAGAGGTCCGCAATCTTAAATTTTTCGGAAAAGGGAAAAAATAA
- a CDS encoding metallophosphoesterase: protein MNRRKFLRYTGVLGGAGLLTGLYTWQVEPFLLEFTRVPMKIRNLPQALAGKTLMQISDIHIGTRSRDSYLKDSFLKAAAYQPDFVAYTGDFVTYDEPRQLDQLHELMRHAPCGRLGTTAVFGNHDYGARWKDSVLANNLEELLSNHQLRVLRNDQQVISGLNFIGIDDKWGTNFHPEKAMRHWNPQEASIVLCHNPDVMDLPVWEGYNGWVISGHTHGGQCKPPFLPPPLLPVENKRYSSGQFAFEDGRTLYINRALGYTWQVRFNVRPEITLFELMPA from the coding sequence ATGAACCGAAGGAAATTTTTGAGATACACCGGGGTACTGGGTGGCGCCGGCCTCCTTACAGGGCTGTATACCTGGCAGGTAGAGCCATTTTTGCTGGAGTTTACGCGGGTACCTATGAAGATCCGGAACCTGCCGCAGGCGCTGGCCGGCAAAACGCTGATGCAGATCAGTGATATCCATATCGGAACCCGCTCCCGCGACAGCTATCTGAAAGATTCCTTTTTGAAGGCGGCGGCTTATCAGCCGGACTTTGTGGCTTACACAGGTGATTTTGTTACCTATGACGAACCGCGTCAGCTGGATCAGCTTCATGAACTGATGCGACATGCGCCATGCGGGCGTTTGGGAACCACGGCCGTTTTCGGTAATCATGATTATGGCGCCCGGTGGAAGGACAGCGTACTGGCAAATAACCTGGAAGAGCTGTTGAGCAATCATCAGCTCCGGGTGCTGAGAAACGACCAGCAGGTTATTTCGGGGTTGAATTTTATCGGCATAGATGATAAATGGGGAACCAATTTCCACCCGGAAAAAGCAATGCGGCACTGGAACCCGCAGGAAGCCAGTATTGTATTATGTCACAATCCGGACGTAATGGATCTGCCGGTGTGGGAGGGTTATAACGGCTGGGTGATCAGCGGGCATACGCACGGCGGCCAGTGTAAGCCTCCGTTCCTGCCGCCGCCGCTGCTCCCGGTAGAAAATAAGCGGTACAGCTCCGGACAGTTTGCCTTTGAGGACGGCCGCACCCTATACATCAACAGGGCATTGGGATATACCTGGCAGGTGCGTTTTAACGTGCGCCCGGAGATCACCCTCTTTGAGCTGATGCCGGCCTGA
- a CDS encoding YjjG family noncanonical pyrimidine nucleotidase, whose protein sequence is MQWALGVHLAGASRPFSYFAPMKYKHLFFDLDHTLWDFDTNAKLTLQHLYEALNLAGRGVDDFERFYRQYLEHNTKLWVRYRNGFIKQAELRVKRMQLSLLDFKIGDEMLAQDMSRHFLELLPTRNTLFPYATEILDYLTSKNYRLHLITNGFEEVQHHKINHSKINHYFDKVITSEGSNSLKPNKEIFDFALTATGAAREESIMLGDDLEADIIGASNAGLDQVYINHVNKTPGFKPTYTVYSLRELETIF, encoded by the coding sequence ATGCAGTGGGCACTCGGGGTACACCTTGCAGGGGCTTCCCGTCCTTTTTCGTATTTTGCGCCCATGAAATACAAGCATCTCTTTTTCGATCTGGATCATACATTATGGGATTTTGATACGAATGCTAAACTGACGTTACAGCACCTGTATGAAGCCTTAAACCTGGCCGGGAGAGGAGTGGATGACTTTGAACGGTTTTACCGGCAATACCTGGAACACAATACGAAACTCTGGGTCCGTTACAGGAATGGGTTTATCAAACAAGCCGAATTGCGGGTGAAAAGGATGCAGTTATCATTGCTGGATTTTAAGATCGGCGATGAAATGCTGGCGCAGGATATGAGCCGGCATTTTTTAGAACTATTACCCACCCGTAACACACTGTTCCCGTATGCTACCGAGATCCTTGATTACCTCACTTCTAAAAACTACCGCCTTCACCTCATCACAAACGGATTTGAAGAGGTACAGCATCATAAGATCAATCATTCAAAGATCAATCATTATTTCGACAAGGTCATTACATCTGAGGGCTCAAACAGTTTAAAGCCCAATAAAGAGATCTTTGATTTTGCTCTGACCGCTACCGGCGCTGCACGGGAAGAAAGCATCATGCTGGGCGATGACCTGGAGGCCGATATCATCGGCGCTTCAAATGCAGGCCTGGACCAGGTTTACATCAACCACGTAAATAAAACACCCGGCTTTAAGCCCACCTACACGGTCTATTCCCTGAGGGAACTGGAGACGATCTTCTGA
- a CDS encoding UDP-2,3-diacylglucosamine diphosphatase: protein MSQRRIEIAVVSDLHLGTYASRAREFTAYLKSIDPRVLILNGDIIDGWQFSKRYFPPDHISAIKEVFSKLSSGTRVIYITGNHDECMRRYSDLELGSFLLTDKVVIEINGKKVWIFHGDVFDHTTTRQAKFWGKLGSNGYATLLGFNRCMNAVSQLFGKEKLSLSRKIMEQFNKRIINIDAFETKIAELAIEKKFDTVICGHIHQPKKKEVVTAKGKVDYLNSGDWMEHMTALEYYDNQWQLYTYDVKEMKTERALKDKPQATVVTSEIAFYLHALSDTSNENFLRRSGHR from the coding sequence ATGTCCCAACGCCGTATTGAAATAGCTGTTGTATCAGACCTCCATCTTGGCACCTATGCGAGCCGGGCAAGGGAATTCACCGCCTATCTGAAAAGCATCGACCCGAGGGTATTGATTCTGAATGGTGATATCATTGATGGATGGCAGTTCAGCAAACGCTATTTTCCTCCAGACCATATTTCCGCTATCAAGGAAGTATTCAGTAAACTTTCTTCCGGTACACGCGTGATTTACATCACCGGCAATCATGATGAGTGTATGCGCCGCTATTCCGATCTTGAACTGGGAAGCTTTCTGCTTACAGACAAGGTAGTGATAGAGATCAACGGAAAGAAGGTATGGATCTTTCACGGAGATGTTTTTGATCATACAACCACCCGCCAGGCGAAGTTCTGGGGCAAGCTGGGCAGCAACGGCTACGCCACCTTGCTCGGGTTCAACAGATGTATGAATGCCGTTTCGCAGCTTTTCGGAAAAGAAAAGCTGTCCCTTTCCCGGAAGATCATGGAGCAGTTCAATAAGCGCATCATCAATATCGATGCGTTTGAAACAAAGATCGCTGAACTGGCCATTGAAAAAAAATTTGATACCGTGATCTGCGGGCACATCCATCAGCCGAAAAAAAAGGAAGTGGTAACTGCAAAGGGAAAAGTTGATTACCTGAATTCCGGCGACTGGATGGAGCACATGACAGCACTTGAGTATTACGACAATCAATGGCAACTGTATACCTATGATGTAAAAGAGATGAAAACAGAGCGGGCGCTGAAAGATAAACCGCAAGCTACGGTAGTGACCAGCGAGATCGCCTTTTATTTACACGCATTATCTGACACAAGTAATGAAAATTTTTTACGCCGTTCAGGCCACCGGTAA
- a CDS encoding glycosyltransferase family protein, with protein sequence MKIFYAVQATGNGHISRAMELLPYLKQYGTVDIFLSGNNSNLRLDAPVKYRSKGLSLYYTCNGGLNYWQIARHINPIALKKEINALPVADYDLVINDYEYITSAACKAKDIFSVNFGHQASFQSDKVPRPETLSKSGEWMLKHYSKGKRYLGLHFRSYDEFILTPVIKKEILDAQPVDKGHITVYLPSYCEAELKQIFSRFRDFRFEVFSRQAAAIRDEENIRFIPVDKALFNKSLISCRELITGGGFETPSEALHLGKKLMAIPIRGQYEQCCNAAALKEMGIMTLSKIGEDFEQQFEKWQNEYKPVRMDYSQTIPQSMERLFG encoded by the coding sequence ATGAAAATTTTTTACGCCGTTCAGGCCACCGGTAACGGGCACATCAGCCGTGCCATGGAGTTGCTTCCCTATCTGAAGCAATATGGCACCGTGGATATTTTTTTAAGTGGTAACAACAGCAACCTCCGGCTGGATGCCCCGGTGAAGTACCGGAGCAAGGGGCTCAGTCTTTACTATACCTGCAACGGAGGCCTTAACTACTGGCAGATCGCCCGGCACATCAATCCGATAGCGCTTAAGAAAGAGATCAACGCGCTGCCGGTTGCAGATTATGATCTTGTGATCAACGATTATGAATACATTACTTCGGCAGCCTGTAAGGCAAAGGATATTTTTTCTGTGAACTTCGGACACCAGGCCAGTTTTCAGAGTGATAAAGTGCCCCGGCCGGAAACGCTCAGCAAATCGGGGGAATGGATGCTGAAACATTACTCGAAAGGGAAACGCTACCTGGGCCTGCATTTCCGGTCCTATGACGAATTCATCCTTACTCCGGTAATAAAAAAAGAAATACTCGATGCCCAGCCGGTTGATAAAGGTCATATCACAGTGTATCTCCCCTCTTACTGCGAAGCGGAGCTGAAACAGATCTTTTCCCGTTTCCGTGATTTCCGGTTCGAGGTCTTCAGCAGGCAGGCCGCCGCCATACGTGATGAAGAAAATATACGCTTTATACCAGTAGACAAAGCCTTGTTCAATAAAAGCCTGATCAGCTGCCGGGAGCTGATTACCGGGGGCGGATTTGAAACGCCTTCGGAAGCCCTGCACCTTGGTAAAAAACTAATGGCCATTCCCATCCGCGGACAATATGAACAATGCTGCAATGCTGCTGCTTTAAAAGAAATGGGCATCATGACCCTTTCAAAGATCGGGGAGGACTTTGAGCAGCAGTTTGAAAAATGGCAGAACGAATACAAACCGGTGCGGATGGATTACAGTCAGACCATTCCGCAAAGTATGGAACGGCTGTTTGGCTGA
- a CDS encoding outer membrane beta-barrel protein — protein MQTFSRQLSYCYSPLLLLLLFFCATRAAAQGTITGKLVDSATQKPLYMATITVFKAADTSVVTYRLSGEDGMFRIPGLSPELPYRVIVTFTGYGVYRKEFLLSREAPNLNLGTIGLQTGATDLDEVLVVAERPPMVIRKDTVEFNANAFKTLPNALVEDLLKKLPGVQVDKQGNIMVNGKRVNRILVDGKNFFGSDPKMASRNLPSNVIDKIQVTDDKDELLERGDDNLNNVGKVINLTFKKGVKKGVFGKAYAGGGGGINGSRFEGGAIANIFRDTLQVSLLGYSNNLNRPGFGWSDLMQTGGLQRNRDVSGSGNNSSNNSNFGSNIMINGINFGGMSRLGGVTTSNGLGFNLNHSPNKKKSFFAQYYFGKVHTDVETDNTTRIFNNDTVITNRSLYNTVLRGNTHTFGIGMNLKPDTLTTITATASYILGQEQNNNKNEQNGTHNFFGELNNGNVLINGNTRNDILRENFSLTRLSKTKSGRRISFAQGVVWNKKHTDSYTDALIHYLYPRQLDSVTNQLRAELIPTWFAYAGINYREPLGKKWFLRAGARYEYENLKNDVGTFDKSGDQYDQRNGSLSSTFLRNSNRYQASTGLEFKHKDLAITPGVRYQYQQFENTVSGIPDPLIQKQSNVLPQLEITYRKLTVNFTRDVVLPDYNYLLPVRNNTNPYVINIGNTGLLPAVMNRVYANLNTFNPKNNLNVWSWGEAYIADNDVVQSITIDSSGLQTIRAVNANGSKRIAANFGLNQDIKYKNSFTFSWNVGTWTEYRENKFFYNEEASIQKRLNSNIWSNVGFNWNDKLEINPAYSFSYMSVKNTNPRFTPARSFDQTMGTEVIVRYIKHVIFDTELRYLNNNAFADPQYRKMFMWNAGVNFTFFEDERAVLRLYANDLLNQTRNTDIIPYQNTVRTTYSNILGQYFLATFTYNLRPAGAKKKVGGGWSLW, from the coding sequence ATGCAAACCTTTTCCAGGCAGCTGTCTTATTGTTACAGCCCTTTATTGTTATTGCTACTGTTCTTTTGTGCAACCCGTGCTGCTGCTCAGGGAACCATCACCGGCAAATTGGTGGACTCGGCCACGCAGAAGCCATTGTATATGGCTACCATCACCGTTTTTAAGGCAGCCGATACTTCTGTCGTTACTTATCGTCTCAGCGGGGAAGACGGCATGTTCCGTATACCGGGGCTTTCACCGGAGCTGCCCTACCGGGTGATTGTTACGTTTACAGGTTATGGTGTATACCGCAAAGAGTTCCTGCTTTCCAGGGAAGCCCCGAACCTTAATCTCGGAACAATCGGCCTGCAAACGGGAGCCACCGATCTCGATGAAGTACTGGTAGTGGCAGAACGCCCGCCCATGGTGATCCGGAAAGATACGGTGGAATTTAATGCCAATGCTTTTAAGACCCTGCCCAATGCACTGGTAGAAGATCTGCTTAAAAAACTACCGGGCGTGCAGGTAGACAAACAGGGGAACATTATGGTGAACGGAAAGCGGGTGAACCGGATCCTGGTGGATGGAAAGAATTTTTTCGGCAGCGATCCGAAAATGGCTTCAAGAAATCTGCCTTCCAATGTAATTGATAAGATACAGGTAACGGACGATAAGGATGAACTGCTGGAACGCGGTGATGACAACCTGAACAATGTAGGCAAGGTGATCAATCTCACCTTCAAGAAGGGCGTAAAAAAAGGCGTATTTGGTAAGGCCTATGCCGGTGGTGGCGGTGGCATAAACGGGAGCCGGTTTGAAGGTGGTGCGATCGCCAATATCTTCCGGGATACGCTCCAGGTAAGCCTCCTGGGGTACAGCAATAACCTGAACCGGCCGGGCTTTGGCTGGTCGGACCTGATGCAAACGGGTGGGTTGCAACGGAACCGGGATGTGTCCGGTAGCGGAAACAACAGCAGCAACAACAGCAATTTCGGCTCCAATATCATGATCAACGGCATCAACTTTGGCGGTATGTCGCGCCTGGGCGGTGTTACAACCAGCAACGGGCTGGGCTTTAACCTGAACCATTCACCGAACAAGAAGAAATCTTTTTTCGCGCAGTATTATTTCGGGAAAGTACATACCGATGTTGAGACGGATAACACCACCCGCATCTTTAACAACGACACGGTCATTACCAACCGGTCGTTGTATAATACGGTTCTGAGAGGCAACACCCACACGTTCGGCATTGGGATGAACCTGAAACCGGATACGCTGACCACCATAACCGCAACTGCCAGCTATATCCTCGGACAGGAACAGAACAACAATAAGAATGAGCAGAACGGCACCCATAATTTTTTTGGGGAATTGAACAACGGTAACGTTTTAATTAACGGGAATACACGTAATGATATTCTGCGGGAAAATTTTTCCCTGACCCGGCTATCCAAAACCAAAAGCGGACGGCGCATTTCTTTTGCACAGGGGGTTGTGTGGAACAAGAAACATACCGACAGTTATACCGATGCACTCATACATTATTTATATCCCCGGCAGCTGGACAGTGTTACCAACCAGCTGCGGGCAGAACTTATTCCGACCTGGTTTGCCTATGCCGGTATCAACTACCGGGAGCCGCTGGGAAAGAAATGGTTCCTGCGCGCAGGAGCGAGGTATGAATATGAAAACCTGAAAAATGATGTGGGTACCTTTGATAAGAGCGGTGACCAATATGATCAACGGAATGGCAGTTTAAGCAGCACCTTTCTGCGCAACAGCAACCGGTACCAGGCAAGTACGGGGCTGGAGTTTAAACACAAGGACCTTGCGATCACCCCCGGAGTGCGGTACCAGTACCAGCAGTTCGAGAACACGGTTTCCGGGATCCCGGATCCATTGATACAAAAGCAAAGCAATGTGCTTCCCCAGCTGGAAATTACTTACCGGAAGTTAACGGTGAACTTTACCCGCGATGTGGTACTGCCGGATTATAACTACCTGCTGCCCGTACGGAACAATACCAACCCCTATGTGATCAATATCGGGAACACAGGACTGTTGCCGGCAGTGATGAACCGGGTGTATGCCAACTTAAACACCTTTAATCCCAAAAACAATCTCAATGTGTGGAGCTGGGGCGAAGCCTATATCGCCGATAATGATGTGGTGCAGAGCATTACCATCGACAGCAGCGGGCTTCAGACCATACGGGCGGTAAATGCCAACGGAAGTAAACGTATTGCGGCCAATTTCGGGCTGAACCAGGATATAAAATACAAGAACAGCTTTACCTTCTCCTGGAACGTTGGTACCTGGACAGAATACCGGGAGAACAAATTCTTTTATAATGAGGAAGCCAGCATACAAAAACGGCTGAACAGTAATATATGGAGTAATGTCGGGTTTAACTGGAATGACAAGCTGGAGATCAACCCGGCATATTCTTTCTCTTATATGAGCGTAAAAAATACGAATCCACGGTTTACACCGGCCCGCAGTTTTGATCAGACAATGGGCACGGAAGTAATCGTCCGTTATATAAAGCATGTGATCTTCGATACGGAATTGCGGTACCTGAACAACAATGCATTTGCTGATCCCCAATACCGGAAAATGTTCATGTGGAATGCCGGGGTCAATTTTACATTTTTTGAAGATGAACGAGCGGTCCTTCGTCTTTACGCCAATGACCTGCTGAACCAGACACGTAATACCGACATCATCCCTTATCAGAATACCGTACGCACCACGTACAGCAATATTTTGGGCCAGTATTTCCTGGCAACGTTTACCTATAACCTGCGGCCGGCCGGTGCAAAAAAGAAAGTAGGCGGAGGCTGGTCGCTGTGGTAA
- a CDS encoding SIMPL domain-containing protein, whose product MKKLFAIALVSLVALGTVSAQTPDLRRKITVSGTAETEITPDIIYVSISLKEYFENGNSKKRVDISTLENQLFAATQKAGIAKENLTISNLNSWANTTGKKKNPDFLASRQYLLKVSDLNKLDQILGSLDSKGIQSTGIQSYDYSKMEELKKELKIKALKAAKEKASYMVAALGGTLGDVLEIQDGGDSPLQPVMYRNYAMKAEAADMAGGDADLDFKKIKLNFTVNTVFEIK is encoded by the coding sequence ATGAAAAAGTTATTCGCAATCGCATTGGTATCGTTAGTCGCTTTGGGAACCGTAAGCGCCCAGACACCGGACCTGAGAAGAAAGATCACTGTAAGCGGTACCGCAGAAACAGAGATTACACCGGACATCATCTACGTAAGTATTTCCCTGAAAGAATACTTTGAAAACGGCAACAGCAAAAAAAGGGTAGACATCTCCACACTGGAGAACCAGCTGTTTGCCGCCACACAAAAAGCCGGTATTGCCAAAGAAAATCTTACCATCAGCAATCTCAACAGCTGGGCCAATACCACCGGTAAGAAAAAGAATCCGGACTTCCTGGCCAGCCGGCAATACCTTTTAAAAGTGAGTGACCTGAACAAGCTGGATCAGATCCTGGGCAGCCTTGATTCCAAAGGCATCCAGAGCACCGGCATCCAGAGCTATGATTATTCAAAAATGGAGGAGCTGAAAAAGGAATTAAAGATCAAAGCCCTGAAGGCTGCAAAAGAAAAAGCCTCCTACATGGTGGCAGCACTGGGCGGCACACTGGGTGATGTACTGGAAATACAGGATGGCGGGGACAGTCCTTTACAACCCGTAATGTACCGCAACTATGCCATGAAGGCAGAGGCCGCTGATATGGCCGGAGGTGATGCAGACCTGGATTTCAAAAAAATAAAACTGAATTTCACTGTAAACACCGTCTTTGAAATAAAATAG